Within Thermoplasmataceae archaeon, the genomic segment TGTATTTCCTGGAAGCCGAAAAATAGTATGAAGAGATAGCCAGTGTTCGTTATGAGTGCAATGACAGGACTTCCACTGGAGAGATGTAGGATTCCCGAGAGGTTAAACGAGGTCTTCGAGAAAATTGCAGCACTCTGAATAACGAGAATGGAAACCATGACAATTACCATTACGATCTGTACTCTTCCAATCCCCCTAAGAAACGTGTTCTCAAAGAAGGCGTTAATGAGGAACCAGAATACAAAAATTGAAATTACAATAAAAACGATTGCCTGACTGATCAACGGGCTAAATCCCAGCCCAGAGAGAAGGGAAGGAACAACACTGAACGCAAACAGGATAAAGAAAATTGAAGAAAAAGCCGCCAGGGCTGTGTTTGCTATCCACATCGAAAATCTCGTGATAAAGTAACGGAGGCTTCTCTGCCCGAGGGCTTCCCTGGAAAAGGCAGGGCCGCCTACGGCATCTAGGCTCTTCTCGTTTGCATAAGCATTCATATCTCTGTAGACTTTTGCCATTAACAACGAAAGAGCTGCGGCGATTATCAGGGATCCAACTGAAAGAATAGAGTACTCCACTATATTCTCAGGTATGATTACAAAAAGCGGAGACCCAATCGTTGAACCAATACCGATTGCCAAAAGTGTTGTGAACCCATAGGTAGGCCTTGAAATACCTTTGAGGTCAGGCCTGCGGAATCTAACTCGTAGAGAATCCGGTAATGCAATGATCAGGGCAGATCCACTTATCATACAGCCAAAAAAGGCAACGAGCGTAAATACAAGATCCATATTGAATGGAACACCCTCGAGAAGAAGCCGTATCATAGTAACAAGGTACGATCCACCCATGATAAGAATTAATACGCCAATACATACCGTAGCGAGTTTGAAACTTAGAACAAGCGTTTTCCTGTTTATATCTAATCTGAGCATGTTACGGAGCACCTATACCTTCAGGCCTGCATCGCTCAATTCCTCTGCGGCCCTCCTAAGGATATAAAACGCTGATGCGAGCAACAGTACCGCGAGAACGTAATTTATCAATAGAACCAGCGCTGCCGAATTACCGAGATTATAAAGATTCACTTCCGCCATGGAGAAATAGTGAACAATTCCAGTCGGAGAAAAGGGAGTACCAAGCAGGGAAGGAAATATGATCCCGATTCCCGTTATAACCATTACTGAAGCAAGGGCGATTTCGCCTATTGATATCAAAATTATCCCCAAGACGTTAATTTCCTTTGACTTCTGGATTATTTTCCTGAAATCCTGTACGTCACTATCCACAGAACCACTAATTTTCCTCTCCAGAAGGTCACTTAATGAGGAATCTGTCTTTGCGATCAGCATAACCGCCTTGATATCCAAAATTAACCTGTCCAAAATGTCATCGTTTTTTCCGGAATCTGATCTCTGCACGTCTAACCAATCCATGTGACTTTAGATAAACTATAAACCTTTGTATGTTGGTTTTATTGAGTGATTTTCAGTTTCCAAAACCTTTTCGGGCTTGGGCAAAAGTAAACCAGTTAATATATGCCAAACTATTATACCAGCACATGAATACACAGAATCATGGTTCCAGATAATGTCGATAAACCAGGGTCACGTTATACTTATTTAACAAAAGGCATACTTTCGGACCTTTTTGATGCCATAATTTATTCCAAAAGATCCTCAGACAAGAAGGAAGATACCGAGAAGGTTCAGAAGGAATTATCCACGAGACTGGTTAGAACAGATGAACTTCTCCAGTCAATCTCCCGTCTAATCAAGCAATATATAGACGAGGTGGGTCTGGAAAACCTCAAAGAAAACCTTGATCCAATAACCAGCTTCGCAACAACAGCGCTGGATCAGGTAAAGTCAAAATTGAATAAGATATACTCAAATAAAGTAAACGAGATAACTGGTGAAATCGAGTCCAGCAGGACCCTATCTTTGAAATCTCTGGAAGCATTTGTTTCGGGAAGCTATTTTCGTGTTCATGAGAAAGGGATCATTCTAAAAATGGTTGAAGGCGGATATGAAGCTCGGGCAAAATATCTCTGCGATGGCGATATTGAATACGATTTTTCGCTTAACGCCAGGAATATAGAAATTTTTAGGGATGTATTGTTCTTCTCTGCACTTATTAAATCATTTAAGATCCCTGTTGGAACAGCTGGAACGTGGATAAGTAAGGAACCTGCAATAGACTATGAAAGACTGGACAAATATGCAATGGCATCGGCCGAATTGTCCGGAAGCAATCTTATTTGTAATTTCTCTGACACCTCAAAGAAATCCAACTTTAAGTTTATTTACTCCAATGATAACAAAGGATCTACTTTAAGTGTGGACTATACGGATCCTACTAAACAGGTCGACGTTACGTCTCAACCTGCCCTGAACAAGAACCTGGATATGGAATCTCTTGAAAGCGCCATGAAGGCAATTTTTGAAGCAATCCACGCACTTGAGGTGCACAGATTGAAGCTGCTTAAGCTTTCAGTAGCCGGAAATGACATACTTGCCGGAACGGATTACATAAAAGTTCTTCAGGCGGTCATTGGAATCTCAGGACAAGATTATGTTGATTTCTTCTCTGCCGTAATCAAAAACGATTTTCAGCCAACAGAAGGTCTAGAGGAGGCTGGTATCACAAGAGACTATGTGGCCAGCAGGATCAAAAGCATCGGTGATGTTGCAAATGAAATTCAAGACTCCCTGGACAAGATCAGCCTGAAGAAATAAGTTAGTTTGCAATTGAGCAAAACGCATCTAGGAGAAACCTTGTATCCGCTGTCCTGATCTGTCTAAGAAACCATGGCAAAGGCGAATGGTAAGATCATGCGTTGGCATCGCAATAATCTCAATACATCTTCACAATTAGTATGCTGGGCAATGTAAACCATACTCTAGGTAAAGGTTGAATCTAACCATGTTCGCGCAAGTTTTGCAGATTCTCTCTTGTATTCTGATTGAATCCTCACCAGTTCAGCAAGATCAATAGAATCATTCAGGAAGAATTTCCCATCCCTTTCTGACACCAAGCCGTCTCTAATCATCAGGCCAAGTTTGCCAGTGTCAAACATTGGTTTTTTGAGTTCCCTCGTGTTCTTTGCCTGTAGATTGAAGATGGCATTCTTTATTGACCTGCTTGCGGCGAAGACATCAAAACTCTCAGATGACCGCATCTTGCTGAAACTTTCAGTTATACGACTCGCCACGTCATCTTCCGCCAGGGTCACTTTAATCCCAGATGATTTTCTCGGATAGAAAAAAAGAGGTCTTACGGGTACTCCCTGTAACATCGAGGAATATACATATAGCGACTTTTCGCCAGATATTATGCTTATATCGTCCAGCACATCCAGAGATGTTATCGGTTCATCATTTTCCACGATTAACATCCACGACGGTGGCATGAAGTCGTCTGGAATCATAAGGGAATTCTTAATTCCAAATATGGCATCCTCCTTCTTCACCCAATTTGACAAGCCCACAGTTAGTTCCGTTACCTTTTCGAGAAGAAGAATTGAGAAAGCGTCTGATACTCTGCAGGACGAGAGAGAATCAATGATACGGATGTGTCTGGGTAAATCAACCCGCTGTAACTCAGGGACATTTTTGCCAGCCTTCAGCAATATCCTTTTGCCATATACATCTGCATCGAGAATGAGTGTGTCATTATACCTTGAAACGAAGTCCAGCAAGTTTTCTTCTGAAACACCATTGAGATTTGCACAAATCTGTGCTAAGCTCCAAGGAGTTATCACATTTGAATCCACTTTATTGCTCATTTGAGTTTCGATAAATTTGTCTCGTATCGAAACGGTGTCCAAGAGGTACTCTTCTATCTTTGAGTCAATTGCCTGATATCCCATCATTCATCAATTGCTTCTTACTTAATGTCCTTAAATTAGCGGTGATCGTAACTTCCTTTCTATAAACATGAATTTAATATCAACCAGTTCACAAAAAATGTGCAGATCTTATTCGACTGCTACAGATTCGCTAAAATTAAATAGA encodes:
- a CDS encoding APC family permease, giving the protein MLRLDINRKTLVLSFKLATVCIGVLILIMGGSYLVTMIRLLLEGVPFNMDLVFTLVAFFGCMISGSALIIALPDSLRVRFRRPDLKGISRPTYGFTTLLAIGIGSTIGSPLFVIIPENIVEYSILSVGSLIIAAALSLLMAKVYRDMNAYANEKSLDAVGGPAFSREALGQRSLRYFITRFSMWIANTALAAFSSIFFILFAFSVVPSLLSGLGFSPLISQAIVFIVISIFVFWFLINAFFENTFLRGIGRVQIVMVIVMVSILVIQSAAIFSKTSFNLSGILHLSSGSPVIALITNTGYLFILFFGFQEIQVLNRETVDESSIPIYTKITGKKVTRVTYMGLAMALTVIISATVEIFYGLAIYSLHPNLASLYASNIPALYVAREYFSPLWEVVVAISFMIATITTFVPAFLAASRHLKALSEDGYFPASFGSLSWAFTLIVITVLSFAGSDFLVNITDFMVLISLGLINFSSLWLRHVSFRALKRKDFYPIIVGTMCFIVGISVYLLSPSVVLLGFLAILLSFLVYDIINLGSIGLQIFIIIFNLVSFYVFSVFRFSLKGYGIDSSSFIGEIGRNALIVAPMVLLISSILLSINVLTDVLVLRRTRIKAQSYEQ